A region from the Brassica napus cultivar Da-Ae chromosome C8, Da-Ae, whole genome shotgun sequence genome encodes:
- the LOC106444972 gene encoding caffeic acid 3-O-methyltransferase 1: protein MEEENLSLYAMILSSSSVLPMILKTAIDLGLFDILSESGPSSPLSASQIMSLLSTQTQKQHDSTLLNRILRCLASYSILTCSVSTDQGEPREVYRLAPVAKYFTKNRDGGGSLAPLVNLFQDKVVTDIWYDLKDCVLEGGLPFNKAHGASAAELVGRDSRFREVFQSSMKGFNEVFMEEVVNKYKGYDGVNSLVDVGGGDGSILRKIISKHPHILKAINFDLSSVIKNTSSASPGIENVAGDMFTSIPKGEAIFMKWMLHSWDDEHCVKILSNCYQSLPSTGKVIVIDMVIPDFPGGTLLDRSLFQFEMFMMSMNPSGKERTKKEFEVLARLAGFSSVQVPFTSLCFSVVEFHKTL, encoded by the exons ATGGAAGAAGAAAACCTTTCTTTGTACGCCATGATCCTATCAAGCTCCTCTGTTCTTCCTATGATTCTGAAGACAGCAATAGATCTTGGCCTCTTCGACATCCTATCCGAATCTGGCCCTTCTTCTCCCCTCTCTGCTTCTCAGATCATGTCTCTCTTGTCTACTCAAACACAAAAACAACACGATTCAACTTTACTCAATCGGATTCTTCGATGTTTAGCGAGCTATTCCATACTCACGTGCTCTGTTTCCACTGACCAAGGTGAGCCACGTGAGGTCTACCGCTTAGCTCCTGTTGCCAAGTACTTCACCAAGAACCGAGACGGAGGTGGCTCGTTGGCTCCGTTGGTTAATCTGTTTCAGGACAAGGTCGTGACTGACATCTG GTACGACCTTAAAGACTGTGTTCTTGAAGGAGGACTTCCATTCAACAAGGCTCATGGTGCAAGTGCAGCCGAGTTGGTAGGCAGAGATTCTAGATTCAGAGAAGTGTTCCAAAGCTCCATGAAAGGTTTCAATGAAGTTTTCATGGAAGAAGTTGTGAATAAGTACAAGGGCTATGATGGTGTGAATTCGCTGGTGGATGTTGGTGGTGGAGATGGCTCTATTCTCCGTAAAATAATCTCCAAGCATCCTCACATCCTCAAAGCTATTAACTTTGATTTGTCCTCTGTTATCAAAAACACTTCATCAGCTTCTCCAG GCATTGAGAATGTTGCTGGGGACATGTTTACAAGCATTCCTAAAGGAGAAGCCATTTTCATGAAG TGGATGCTCCATAGCTGGGACGATGAGCATTGCGTGAAGATACTCAGCAACTGTTATCAGTCGTTACCGTCAACTGGTAAGGTGATTGTGATCGATATGGTAATCCCGGATTTTCCAGGAGGTACACTCTTGGACAGAAGCTTGTTCCAGTTTGAGATGTTCATGATGAGCATGAACCCATCTGGGaaagaaagaacaaagaaagaattcgaggtCTTAGCTCGCCTCGCTGGATTTTCTAGTGTCCAAGTTCCATTTACATCTCTCTGTTTCTCTGTTGTGGAATTCCACAAGACTTTGTGA